AGGCTTGTTCAGCTTGCAAGTGCCGTAGAATTACTTCATACTGCTACTCTGATACACGATGATGTTCTGGATTACTCACCCTATAGGAGAAACAGGGAAACAGTTTACAAAAAATACGGAACAGATATGGCTATCTACTGCGGTGATTTTTTGTATACCAAGGCACTTTTGATGCTTGCAGATATTGTTCCTGCAAACCAGCTGACAATAGCAGCTAAGGCAGTAAAGACAATTTGTGAGGGAGAAGTAGACCAATACAGGGATAAGTATGTAATGAACTTGTCAGTTCCTTCATATCTGAAAAGAATTTCAAGAAAAACAGCAGTACTTTTTGCGGCTTCTTGTGCTTTAGGTGCATTATGTGCAAAATGTAATCCGCGTATCACCAACAGTCTCTCAAAGCTGGGATTTTACTACGGGGTCATGTTTCAGATGATTGATGATTACCGGGATTACAAAAGCGGTGATTCAGAATGGGGAAAGCCTGTCTACAATGACCTTTCCAAGGGGATACTAACCCTTCCGGGAATATATGCCTGCAAAAATAATAAGGAAATATACGAGAAGGTAGAAACCTACTGGAGAAAAGAGGAGAAGTCAAATGAAGAACTTCATAGTATAATTTCTCAGATATGTTCTTCAGGAGGTATGGAATATACTGAAAGTTACATACAAAGATATAGTCAGAAGGCTTTTCGTGAGATAGAAAAGCTTCCAAAAAGTGAGGCAAGAGATATTCTTGCTGATTTGATAAATAAATTGCATATCTGATATAATATAGTGGTTCTTTAGAATATGTAATATGGAGTCGACATAATGAAAGTAACAACTGTATCAGTGGTGCTAAGTAATACAACCAGAGCTTTTGATAAAAAATATACGTATAGTGTACCTGAAAACTTGTCTCAACAGATTTTTCAAGGTTGCAGGGTTCTTGTTCCGTTCGGCAGCGGAGAGCAGGTAAGAGAAGGGTTTGTCATGGAAACAAACCCTTTGGTTTTTGAAGATAAACCAATTGTCTATAAAGAATTAAAAGAAATACTTGAGCCTTACCCGCTTTTGACAAATGACAGTATACAGCTCCTGGAATGGATGAAAAGAAGGTATATATGTACATACTCAGACATTATTAAATGTATGTTGCCTCCGGGGATAAGTGTAAAAACAGTTAAGAATATAAAGATTAATAATGATTTTCATAAAGATTTAAAAAAAGCAGGTTTGAAAAAGGTTCTAAGTGTTCTTGCCGATTGCGGAGGGGAATGCGAGTATGAAGAACTTAGAGGTCTTTGTACAATAAGGGGATTTAAGGCAGCTATTGAGGAACTGCGCCTATCCGGAGCAGTTTCCATGGAGGAAAGCTATGAACAAAAGGTTAATGCAAAGACGGTTAAAGCTGTCAGCCTTGCAAGACCAACCTCTGAGATAATAGATGAGCTTGAAAATAACCAGATTAAGAGGATTCAACATGTAAGAGTGCTTGAGATACTTCTTGAAAATGAAATAGTTTCGGTTAGCGATATGCAAAGGTTTGCCGGTGTCACAACTTCCGTGCTTGATACTCTTAGCAAACATGGGTACATAAGCTACAAGAGTATTGAAATTAAGAGGAATCCTCTTAAGGACAAGCATTATGAAAAGACAGAACCTCTATCTCCCACAGAGGATCAGGCACATGCCCTGACGCATTTAAAGAAACAGCTAGACTGCGGAAACTTTCAGGAGACATTGCTCCACGGTATTACGGGAAGCGGAAAGACAGAGGTATACCTTCAGCTTATTTCCCACTGCTTTTTATTAGGGAAAAAGGCTATTTTACTTGTTCCTGAAATTTCACTGACACCTCAGATGGTAGAGAGATTTGTATCAAGATTTGGAAACAGAGTTGCTGTAATACACTCAAAACTATCCCTTGGGGAAAGATTTGATCAGTGGAAACTTATAAGAGACGGCAAAGTCGATGTGGTAGTAGGAGCACGATCTGCGGTATTTGCTCCTATGGAAAATCTGGGATTGATTGTTATAGACGAAGAGCATGAAGGCTCCTACAAGTCTGAATCTATGCCAAGATATAATGCAAAGGATGTTGCCCGCAAGAGATGTGAAATTAACAACTGTCTACTTGTATACGGGTCTGCAACACCTTCTGTTGAGACATATTACAATGCTGAAACAGAGAAAATTCACCTTCTGGAAATGCAAAACAGACCCAGAACAGCAGTCCTGCCAAAAGTTGAGCTTGTTGATATGAGAGTAGAACTGGAAAACGGAAATAAGACACCTTTTAGTTCAAGATTGGTAGAAGAACTTCTAAAAAATAAAGCGAACAATCAGCAAAGTATTTTGTTTCTTAACAGAAGAGGATTTTCAACTTTTGTAATTTGCAGGAATTGTGGTTATACTATGAAATGTCCGGAGTGCAGTATAGCGTTGACATATCATTCAAAAACTAAAAGACTGATTTGCCACTATTGCGGATTCACCGTACAGAATCCTTCCGTATGCCCATCCTGTAAAAGTGAAAATATCAGGTATTTTGGTATAGGAACACAGAAAATAGAAGAGGAAGTTATAAAGCGTATTCCAGAGGCTTCGGTAATACGTATGGATATGGACACCATAGGCTACAAAAATGCACACGAGGAAATACTGAACCGGTTTAAAAATGAAAATATAAATATCATGGTAGGCACACAGATGATAGCCAAAGGGCATGATTTTCCTAATGTTACACTTGTAGGAGTGCTTGCCGCAGACGGTATGCTCAATACCGGTGATTACAGAGCCTCTGAAAGGACTTTTCAGCTTCTTACCCAGGTTTCGGGAAGGGCTGGAAGAGGAGACATCGGAGGTCGTGTAATCATACAAACATATAATACTGATGAGTACAGTATTATTGCAGCCTGCAACCATGACTTTAAATCATTTTACACACAGGAAATTTTGATTCGTAAAAGGCTTGATTATCCGCCGTTTACGAATATTGCATTAGTTACCTTTTCAGGCAAACGTGACAGAAGTGTTTTTGAGGCGGCCAAAAGTACCAAACCTCTACTCTGCGAAGAGTGTCCGGAAGACACCATGGTACTAGGACCTTCACGATGCCCGGTACCCAAGATTGCGAATAAGTACCGCTGGAGGCTTGTTATAAAGGAACGGGATATAGATTTGCTTATCGAACGGCTATCAGCCATGGGTGATAGTTTTTGGAAAAATAACAAGGACAAAGATGTTACTATGAGCATAGATATAAATCCTTATAATATGCTATAATAGAAAAGATATATATAATTGGAGGTTGGTTATGGCTTACAGGCAAATAAGGAAAGATGGGGACGAAGTATTAAGAAAGATAAGCAGACCTGTTGATACTATTGATAAAAAAATATTATCTCTTTTAGAGGATATGGCAGATACTATGTACAGAGCTGACGGGGTAGGTTTAGCCGCTCCGCAGATTGGTGTTCTCAAGAGGATGGTTGTTATAGATGTTGGGGATGGCTTATATGAGATGATTAATCCGGTTATTCTGGAACAAAGCGGAGAACAGGATGGTATGGAAGGCTGCCTGAGTATCCCCGGGATTTCGGGAAAGGTTAAGCGCCCCATGAATGTCACATTAAGATATACAGATAGAAACGGCGAGAGTATAACCATCGAAGCCAATGAATTTTTCGCAAGGGCCATATGCCATGAATTAGATCATTTGGACGGGATTTTATATAAAGATAAGGCACATAAGATGTACACTGCCAAGGAACTTGAGGAAATGCAAGAAAATTAGTATATGAAATACCACGGTTATTTAGGAGAGTGAATTAATAGTGAAGATAATTTTTATGGGTACACCTGAATTTGCAGTGCCTAGTCTTGAAATGCTTATAAATGAAGGGTATAAAGTTATTGCAGTTGTTACTCAGCCTGACAAACCAAAGGGTAGAGGGAACAAACTGGCAGCTCCGCCTGTGAAGGAGTTTGCCTTAGAACACGGTATTACAGTTCTCCAGCCTGCTAAAATAAAGACACCTGAATTTGTTGAACAAATCAGGGAATTGACTCCGGATTTACTGATTACCGCTGCATACGGAAAAATTATATCAAAGGAGATGCTGGATGTACCAACTCTTGGATGTATAAACGTACATGGTTCTCTTTTGCCTGCGTACAGGGGAGCGGCTCCTATTCAGTGGTCAATTATACATGGTGAGAAAGTAACAGGTATTACTACTATGTTCACTGATGTAGGACTAGACACAGGAGATATGCTTTTAAAGAAGGAGCTTGAAATAGGCTCCGATATGACAGCTGGAGAATTGCATGATGCAATGGCTGTTTTAGGAGCCCAAGTATTAAAAGAAACTCTTTTAGAACTTAAAAAAGGCACGCTTGTAAGAAAGCCACAGGATGATTCCTTGTCATCATATGCCCCGATTATTACAAAGGAAGTAGGGCTTATCGACTGGAATAAAACAGCTCAACAGGTACACAACCTGGTAAGAGGAACAAGTCCATGGCCTGGAGCGTACACCTTTTTGAATGAAAGTAAAATGAGGGTTTGGAAAACCTGTATTTCAAACTTGGAGAATAACCAAAATTATTGCCCCGGAGAAATTGTCAAGGTTGATGATAAAGGATTACTGGTAAAATGCTCGGATGGCTACATATTGATAAGTGAGCTGCAATTTGATTCATCAAAAAGGATGAAAGTCAGTGATTATTTGAGAGGACACAAAATTAGCATAGGTGAGAAGCTTGGAGACTAATGTTAAGGCATTTTTACGTATTTTAATTATTATATTGACGGTTTTTATATCACTGTTGATATTATTTGGAGCTGCTTACGTAAATGCTTCCATAAATGTTTATAGTGCCATACTAATTATATTGATTACAGTTGTAGGTTTTTGTATTGGTGCCTTAGCTGCTATGAGTGGAGCTATTTTTCATGCATTCAAAAGGAAAAAAGCATCAGGATTAACTTTGGCACTGACAAAACTTGGGCTACGAATTCTAATGCCTGTTGCAGTTTTATTTACAAAATCAAACAGTAAAGAAAAAAAGAGTATAAGATATTTTTATATAGAATTGAATAATATTGTGGTGGAATCCTATAATAAAAAGTATAATCCCAGAGATATCATGATTCTGTTGCCACACTGTCTTCAGAACAGTCAGTGTGGACTTAAGGTGACTTCAGACCCTGAGCTTTGTCGTCAATGCGGTAAATGCAAGATTGGAGTGCTTTTAAAATACGCAAAGGAAAATGGAATAAGCCTGTTCGTTGCAACGGGTGGTACAGTAGCGAGGAATATAGTAAAAAAAACAAAACCGGGTATTATAATATCTGTAGCATGTGAAAGAGATCTGATGAGTGGTATTTCAGATATTAAAGGTATTCCTGTAATTGGAATTATAAACAAACAGCCAAACGGCCCGTGTATAAATACTGATGTAGATGTTGAAGGACTTATTGAAAAAATAACACAGATTACCGTTTATGCAGCATAGATGCAATTATAAACAGGAGGACAAGTATTATGGGCTTTTTTTATATGGACAGATACTACTTGATACTGGTTGTTCCAGCACTGATTATATCAATGATTGCTCAGATACAGGTTAAAAGTACCTTTCATAAATATAGTAAAATTGGTAATTCCAAACATATGACAGGAGCGGAAGTTGCTCGTTATCTTCTTCAGGTAAACGGCATACAGGATGTAGAGGTCACTCAGGTAGGCGGTCAGCTGACAGACCATTATGACCCAAGAAAAAAAGTGCTTAGGTTATCTGAATCCACCTATGGAAGTACTTCAGTAGCCGCTATAGGCGTTGCAGCACATGAAACAGGACATGCAATACAACACAAAGTAAAATACGGTCCTCTTGTTTTACGAAGTACCTTGGTTCCGGTAGCCGGTTTTGGTTCTTCAGCCGGTCCATACATCGCAATATTGGGATTGTTTCTGGGCTGGCCGATAATAATTAATATCGGACTGCTTTTGTTTTTTGCAGCGATATTGTTTTATCTTGTAACCCTACCGGTAGAGTTTAACGCAAGTAAAAGGGCGATTTCTGTGTTGGGCAGCACAGGGATACTTATGAGTGAAGAACTGCATTCTGCGAAAAAAGTATTAAATGCGGCAGCGATGACCTATGTGGCATCGGCATTGGTTGCAATTGCCAGTTTTCTGCGTTTACTGCTGCTTGCAAACCAACGCAGGAACAGGGATTAGTGGTGAGAAATCAAGTTAATTAAAACACGCTATTTGGCTCATGGAGGTTAATGTGGCAGTAGATTTGGCAAGAGAAACGGCATTAAAGATTTTATACTATATTACTGAAAACCAAGCATATTCAAACATTTCAGTTAACAGGCATCTTGATAATGACAAGCTTAGAGAGATTGACAGGTCATTTGCAACAGAACTGGTTTATGGTACGGTGAAATGGCTTTTGCAGATTGATTATATTATAGGAAAATACTCCAGTATTAAGCTTAAAAAGCTGTCCCCATGGATTAAAAATATTTTAAGACTTGGTGTATACCAGCTTCTTCATACAGACAGAATACCTGTTTCGGCAGCCTGCAACACAGCGGTTGATCTTGCAAAAAGATACGGGCATCAGGCTTCGAGCAGATTTGTTAATGCAGTACTTAGAAATATTTCAAAAAACAAGGATAACATTCCTTATCCGGATAAAAGTGATATTGCAAGCTATTTAAGCATATTATACTCACATCCTGTTTGGATGGTGCAAAAATGGATAGACTTATATGGAAAAGAGTTTACGCAGGAACTGTTAAGAAGTAATAATCAGGTACCTGATTTCATTATCAGGACAAATACCTTGAAAACAGACAGGCAAACTCTGTTGGATGCACTACATAAAGAAGGAATAGATGCAGAACCGGGCAGGTACGTTGAGGAAGCAGTTATATTGAAAAACCCATCGTCAATATCCAACCTTGACTCCTTTAAAAAAGGTTATTTTCAGGTTCAGGATGAGAGTTCAATGCTGGCTGCCAAAATCCTTGATCCCAAAGAAGGTGAAACTGTAATTGATGTATGCAGTGCACCCGGTGGCAAGGCAACACATATGGCACAGCTTATGAATAACAAGGGTACTGTTATCGCAAGAGATATTTATCAGCACAAGCTCAACCTTATAGAGCAGTCATGTTGCAGATTGGGGATAGATATTATAAAAACTGAGATTCATGATGCATGCAATCTTGATGAAAACCTCATTGGAAAAGCTGACAGAGTTTTAATTGATGCACCTTGTTCGGGATTAGGGATAATCAGAAAAAAACCGGATATCAAATACGCAAGGACAGAGAATGAGCTAAAGGAGATAACCGGCCTTCAGCAGAAGATACTTAAAATTGCTTCAAAGTATTTAAAGGTCGGAGGATACATGATTTACAGTACATGTACAATACAGCCCCAAGAAAATCTGGAAATTGTGCAGGATTTCCTTGCTAAAAATCCTAATTTTAAGTTGACGGACTTTCGGGAACTTATGCCTCCAGCCCTGGATTTTTCCAGTTCAGAAGAAGGATATATTCAATTATATCCGAATATAAATCAGACAGATGGATTTTTTATAAGTAAAATAAAAAGGGAGAAATAAATTACCTAAAATGATAAATTTAATGGATATGACTTTGGAGGAACTTGAACAGATGCTGTCGGAGATGGGGCAGCAGAAATTCAGAGCAAAGCAGATTTTTAAATGGACAAACAGCGGAATCAGGTCATTTTCCGATATGACTAATATCTCAAAGCAATTAAGAGATGAATTAGAAAAAGTCACAAAAATCAGCAGATTAAAAATAGTTGATAGGCTTAAATCAAAGATTGATTCCACTGTCAAGTATTTATTTGAGCTGGAGGACGGTAATATTATTGAAAGTGTCCTCATGGAGTACAAGCATGGTTTTACAGCCTGTATATCTTCTCAGGCAGGGTGCAGAATGGGCTGCAAGTTTTGTGCATCCACAGGAGCAGGGTTTTCACGTAATCTGACTCCCGGTGAGATGCTTGATCAGGTAATGACTATGCAGGAAGACTCGGGAAACAGGATTGGCCATATAGTATTGATGGGAATCGGGGAACCGCTGGATAATTACGAAAATGTAATTAAGTTTTTAAAGATTGTAAATCATCCAGACGGATTGATGATAGGAATGCGTAATATATCTCTTTCAACCTGCGGTGTAGTGCCTAGAATGTTACAGCTTGCACAGGAGAACATTCCAATAACCCTTTCAGTCTCCCTCCATAGCGCAAAGGACGACAAAAGGTCGGCTATGATGCCAGTTAATAAGGCTTATTGTATTGACAAATTAATTTCAGCATGTAAGATATATACAGAGAGTACAAAAAGACGTATAACATTTGAATATGCAATGATTTCAGGTGAAAATGATTCTGAGCAGGATGCCAGAGAATTAGCGGGACTATTGAAAGGAATGCTTTGTCATGTAAATTTGATTCCGGTAAATACCGTTACAGGTAATGGTTATAAAAAAAGCTCAAGAATTCACATAGATAAATTTAAGAACATTTTGGAGTCTAAAGGTATTGAGACTACAGTAAGAAGGGAACTCGGCAGCGATATCAATGCGGCTTGCGGCCAGCTTAGAAAAAATAAAATTGACAGTAGTGCCAATTTACTTTATGAATCTTAAAAGTGTTTATTTCAGGAGTGATTTGTTTGAAGTATGGTATTAAAACTGATAGGGGATTGAAAAGACAGCTAAATGAGGATAATTGTAATGTTCTGGTAGGTTATCCCGGAATTCCTGTTTGTTTCGTCATAGCTGACGGAATGGGCGGTCACCAGTGCGGTGAGGTCGCAAGTAAACAGGCAGTTGACTCGGTCTGCAATCACCTTCTGAAATCTGATTGGTCGACAGAAGATATTCCTCAGTTATTAAAAAATATAATAACTACTGTGAATGAAGAAATATACAATTTTTCATTGCTCGACATTTCTACCCAGGGTATGGGGACTACACTTATTATAACTGTACTTAAAAACAGGAAACTTTATATCGGCCATGTTGGCGATAGCAGAGTTTACCTGATAAGAAATAAAACAATTGAGAAAGTAACCTGGGATCACTCATTTATAGAAGAAATGCTTAAAAACGGCTCTATAACAAAGGATGAAGCAATAAACCATCCCAAAAAAAATCTCATTACCCGTGCTGTAGGATATGAACCTGATTTGCAGGTTGATACATATGAAATAGACGTTGAAGAAAATGATGTTATACTTTTATGCACTGATGGCCTTAGCAACATGATAGCAGAAGACGAAATTTTGGACATAATTACTAATACTAAGGATCCCCAGGATGCTTGTGATACTTTAATCCAAAATGCGAATAATAAAGGCGGGGAAGACAACGTAACCGTAATCATTGGGAAAATATAAAATGAGGTGAAGTATGGAAGGTCAAATTTTAGGAAACAGGTATCTTTTATTGGAAAAGATAGGCGGCGGTGGAATGGCTGTCGTATATAAAGCAAAATGTACACTTTTAAACAGGTTTGTGGCTGTAAAGGTATTACGGACAGAATTTACAAACGATGATGAGTTTGTAAAACGGTTTAAAATAGAAGCTCAGGCTGTTGCAAGCCTTTCACACCCCAATGTCGTATCAATTTATGACGTGGGACATCAGGACGATATCCATTACATTGTTATGGAATATGTCGATGGTATGACTTTAAAGGACTATTTGAACAAGCATGGTGCGTTAAACTGGAAAGATGCAGTTAAAATAACCATCCAGATTTGTTCAGCAATTGAACATGCTCACAAGAATAACATTGTACATAGAGATATAAAGCCGCATAATATCCTACTGACCAAAGAAGGTATTGCGAAGGTTACGGATTTTGGAATAGCACGTGCAGTAACCTCTTCTACAATTACTATGGTTGGAAGTACCATCGGTTCGGTACATTATTTTTCTCCGGAGCAGGCAAGGGGTGGATTTATAGATGAAAAATCCGATCTGTACTCATTAGGAATAGCACTCTATGAAATGGTTACGGGCAAGGTTCCTTTTGATGGGGATTCACCTGTAGCTGTGGCGTTGAAGCATATTCAGGAGATGCCGTTAGAGCCTCACAAGCTTGTTCCAAGCTTGCCTTATGGTGTAAATGAAATAATAATGAAAGCTATTCAAAAAGAACAAAATATGCGTTATCAGTCTGCAACGGAAATGCTCAGCGATTTAAACACAGTTCTTGTACAGCCTCAGGGTGGGTTTATAGGTCATAATTCAGTTTCAAGTCAGTCAACAATTAGAATGAGATCGGTAAATTCAGACGATATCGACAGCACTGTGAGAGTAAGTACAAGGCCGACCAATGTAAATAATAAAAAATATGAGTCTGAAAGACAAAAAAAGAAAAACAATACTACTTACTGGCTGGCAGGGATTGCCAGTGTACTTGTTATAGGAGTATTACTATTTATAACTATAGGATTGTTAACAAAAGACGGATCTGATAATAAAGTCAATACTATGCCTGATTATCGTAACAAGAAATTTGAAGATATCAAGGAAGATTTAGTTAAGAGAGGAATTAATTATACCGAGAACTGGCAGGACAATGATGCAGTTGATAAAGGTGTAATATTTGATCAGAGTGTTGAACCAGGGACAGAGTACAGGGACGGTAGTTTTACAAATCTTGAGCTTACCATCAGTAATGGCCCTAAGAGTAAAAAAGTACCTGATGTTACAGATAAGGATTATAGAGATGCTCAAAGTCAACTTGAAAGTCAGGATATAAAATATAGGATTGAAGAAGAATTTAATGAGGATGTTAAGGAAGATTATGTAATCCGTACAGATCCAAAAGCTAATGAAGAAATTACAGAGGAAACGGTAGTAACGATTTTTGTTAGCAAGGGTGCGGAAGTTAAATTAATAAAAGTGCCGAATCTGGTAGGAAAAACCGAAAGTGTCGCTCTACAGCTTCTTAAAGAGGCAAAATTATCTCTTGGAAGCGTGCTTCCGGCAGGTACTACTAATGGAATCGTTAATAAACAAGCGCCTGAAGCATACTCTGAAGTCGCTCCGGGTGAAACGGTAACAATCTGGCTTACACCTCAGGATCAACAAGCACCTGCAAGTCCGAGCCAGAGCCAATCATCCGATACTCAGACCAGCGGTAATACGGGTGGAGATAATACAAAGGGTAATGGTAAAGGTAGTAAAGGAAATACATCCGGAGATCAGGATACCTCAGGTACACAACAGCCTGATAACGGCTCCGGAGACGGAGATAATAAAACAAACCCTGATGGAAAGTAAAATAGGAGGTTCATTTTGCCGCTTGGTATAATACTAAAGGGAATTGGTGGTTTTTACTACGTTAAGCAAGAAGAAACAGAGGATATTTATGAGTGCAAGCCCAGAGGGGTATTCAGGAAAAATTCTGTTACGCCCCTTCCTGGAGATAGGGTGGGTTTTAGCATTATTGACGAAGCAAAAAAGCTTGGAAATGTTGATGAAATACTTCCACGTATATCAGAACTTGTACGCCCGGCAGTTGCCAACGTTGACCAAATAGCCATTGTTGTAGCTGCAAAAGCACCAAACCCTGATTATATGTTGCTGGACAAG
This region of Clostridium sp. BNL1100 genomic DNA includes:
- the priA gene encoding primosomal protein N'; this encodes MKVTTVSVVLSNTTRAFDKKYTYSVPENLSQQIFQGCRVLVPFGSGEQVREGFVMETNPLVFEDKPIVYKELKEILEPYPLLTNDSIQLLEWMKRRYICTYSDIIKCMLPPGISVKTVKNIKINNDFHKDLKKAGLKKVLSVLADCGGECEYEELRGLCTIRGFKAAIEELRLSGAVSMEESYEQKVNAKTVKAVSLARPTSEIIDELENNQIKRIQHVRVLEILLENEIVSVSDMQRFAGVTTSVLDTLSKHGYISYKSIEIKRNPLKDKHYEKTEPLSPTEDQAHALTHLKKQLDCGNFQETLLHGITGSGKTEVYLQLISHCFLLGKKAILLVPEISLTPQMVERFVSRFGNRVAVIHSKLSLGERFDQWKLIRDGKVDVVVGARSAVFAPMENLGLIVIDEEHEGSYKSESMPRYNAKDVARKRCEINNCLLVYGSATPSVETYYNAETEKIHLLEMQNRPRTAVLPKVELVDMRVELENGNKTPFSSRLVEELLKNKANNQQSILFLNRRGFSTFVICRNCGYTMKCPECSIALTYHSKTKRLICHYCGFTVQNPSVCPSCKSENIRYFGIGTQKIEEEVIKRIPEASVIRMDMDTIGYKNAHEEILNRFKNENINIMVGTQMIAKGHDFPNVTLVGVLAADGMLNTGDYRASERTFQLLTQVSGRAGRGDIGGRVIIQTYNTDEYSIIAACNHDFKSFYTQEILIRKRLDYPPFTNIALVTFSGKRDRSVFEAAKSTKPLLCEECPEDTMVLGPSRCPVPKIANKYRWRLVIKERDIDLLIERLSAMGDSFWKNNKDKDVTMSIDINPYNML
- a CDS encoding zinc metallopeptidase, which produces MGFFYMDRYYLILVVPALIISMIAQIQVKSTFHKYSKIGNSKHMTGAEVARYLLQVNGIQDVEVTQVGGQLTDHYDPRKKVLRLSESTYGSTSVAAIGVAAHETGHAIQHKVKYGPLVLRSTLVPVAGFGSSAGPYIAILGLFLGWPIIINIGLLLFFAAILFYLVTLPVEFNASKRAISVLGSTGILMSEELHSAKKVLNAAAMTYVASALVAIASFLRLLLLANQRRNRD
- the fmt gene encoding methionyl-tRNA formyltransferase, whose translation is MKIIFMGTPEFAVPSLEMLINEGYKVIAVVTQPDKPKGRGNKLAAPPVKEFALEHGITVLQPAKIKTPEFVEQIRELTPDLLITAAYGKIISKEMLDVPTLGCINVHGSLLPAYRGAAPIQWSIIHGEKVTGITTMFTDVGLDTGDMLLKKELEIGSDMTAGELHDAMAVLGAQVLKETLLELKKGTLVRKPQDDSLSSYAPIITKEVGLIDWNKTAQQVHNLVRGTSPWPGAYTFLNESKMRVWKTCISNLENNQNYCPGEIVKVDDKGLLVKCSDGYILISELQFDSSKRMKVSDYLRGHKISIGEKLGD
- the rlmN gene encoding 23S rRNA (adenine(2503)-C(2))-methyltransferase RlmN, with product MINLMDMTLEELEQMLSEMGQQKFRAKQIFKWTNSGIRSFSDMTNISKQLRDELEKVTKISRLKIVDRLKSKIDSTVKYLFELEDGNIIESVLMEYKHGFTACISSQAGCRMGCKFCASTGAGFSRNLTPGEMLDQVMTMQEDSGNRIGHIVLMGIGEPLDNYENVIKFLKIVNHPDGLMIGMRNISLSTCGVVPRMLQLAQENIPITLSVSLHSAKDDKRSAMMPVNKAYCIDKLISACKIYTESTKRRITFEYAMISGENDSEQDARELAGLLKGMLCHVNLIPVNTVTGNGYKKSSRIHIDKFKNILESKGIETTVRRELGSDINAACGQLRKNKIDSSANLLYES
- the rsmB gene encoding 16S rRNA (cytosine(967)-C(5))-methyltransferase RsmB, yielding MAVDLARETALKILYYITENQAYSNISVNRHLDNDKLREIDRSFATELVYGTVKWLLQIDYIIGKYSSIKLKKLSPWIKNILRLGVYQLLHTDRIPVSAACNTAVDLAKRYGHQASSRFVNAVLRNISKNKDNIPYPDKSDIASYLSILYSHPVWMVQKWIDLYGKEFTQELLRSNNQVPDFIIRTNTLKTDRQTLLDALHKEGIDAEPGRYVEEAVILKNPSSISNLDSFKKGYFQVQDESSMLAAKILDPKEGETVIDVCSAPGGKATHMAQLMNNKGTVIARDIYQHKLNLIEQSCCRLGIDIIKTEIHDACNLDENLIGKADRVLIDAPCSGLGIIRKKPDIKYARTENELKEITGLQQKILKIASKYLKVGGYMIYSTCTIQPQENLEIVQDFLAKNPNFKLTDFRELMPPALDFSSSEEGYIQLYPNINQTDGFFISKIKREK
- the def gene encoding peptide deformylase, with the protein product MAYRQIRKDGDEVLRKISRPVDTIDKKILSLLEDMADTMYRADGVGLAAPQIGVLKRMVVIDVGDGLYEMINPVILEQSGEQDGMEGCLSIPGISGKVKRPMNVTLRYTDRNGESITIEANEFFARAICHELDHLDGILYKDKAHKMYTAKELEEMQEN
- a CDS encoding Stp1/IreP family PP2C-type Ser/Thr phosphatase; its protein translation is MKYGIKTDRGLKRQLNEDNCNVLVGYPGIPVCFVIADGMGGHQCGEVASKQAVDSVCNHLLKSDWSTEDIPQLLKNIITTVNEEIYNFSLLDISTQGMGTTLIITVLKNRKLYIGHVGDSRVYLIRNKTIEKVTWDHSFIEEMLKNGSITKDEAINHPKKNLITRAVGYEPDLQVDTYEIDVEENDVILLCTDGLSNMIAEDEILDIITNTKDPQDACDTLIQNANNKGGEDNVTVIIGKI
- a CDS encoding DUF116 domain-containing protein — its product is MRSLETNVKAFLRILIIILTVFISLLILFGAAYVNASINVYSAILIILITVVGFCIGALAAMSGAIFHAFKRKKASGLTLALTKLGLRILMPVAVLFTKSNSKEKKSIRYFYIELNNIVVESYNKKYNPRDIMILLPHCLQNSQCGLKVTSDPELCRQCGKCKIGVLLKYAKENGISLFVATGGTVARNIVKKTKPGIIISVACERDLMSGISDIKGIPVIGIINKQPNGPCINTDVDVEGLIEKITQITVYAA
- a CDS encoding polyprenyl synthetase family protein, yielding MFFENQRLNSDIEKVEENLRTNVSSKNQLLVQAIADTVGAGGKRLRPAMVIVSSYFGKIRQDRLVQLASAVELLHTATLIHDDVLDYSPYRRNRETVYKKYGTDMAIYCGDFLYTKALLMLADIVPANQLTIAAKAVKTICEGEVDQYRDKYVMNLSVPSYLKRISRKTAVLFAASCALGALCAKCNPRITNSLSKLGFYYGVMFQMIDDYRDYKSGDSEWGKPVYNDLSKGILTLPGIYACKNNKEIYEKVETYWRKEEKSNEELHSIISQICSSGGMEYTESYIQRYSQKAFREIEKLPKSEARDILADLINKLHI